Proteins encoded by one window of Carassius auratus strain Wakin chromosome 8, ASM336829v1, whole genome shotgun sequence:
- the vdac3 gene encoding voltage-dependent anion-selective channel protein 3 isoform X1, whose protein sequence is MSEKGQKQKGSSASCHHCTPKTCANMAVPPAYADLGKSAKDIFSKGYGFGAVKLDLKTKSQSGVMDFTAGGSSNTDTGKASGNLETKYKVKDLGLTLNQKWNTDNVLTTEVTLEDQLAKGLKLGLDTSVVPNTGKKSGKLKTGYKRDYMNVGCDIAFDLSGPTVHAAAVLGYEGWLAGYQMAFDVAKSKLAQNNFALGYKAGDFQLHTNVNDGTEFGGSIYQKVNGQLETAVNLAWTAGSNNTRFGIAAKYLLDKDSSISAKVNNASLVGVGYTQSLRPGVKLTLSALIDAKNFNAGGHKVGMGFELEV, encoded by the exons ATGTCTGAGAAAGGACAGAAGCAGAAAGGAAGCAGTGCGAGCTGCCATCACTGCACGCCAAAGACATGCG CAAACATGGCCGTCCCTCCTGCGTACGCTGACCTCGGCAAATCTGCCAAAGATATCTTCAGCAAAGGATACG GCTTCGGAGCTGTTAAGTTGGACCTGAAGACCAAGTCTCAGAGCGGAGTT ATG GATTTCACCGCCGGCGGCTCCAGTAACACAGACACCGGAAAAGCGTCTGGAAACCTGGAGACCAAGTACAAGGTGAAGGATCTGGGCTTGACTTTGAACCAGAAGTGGAACACAGATAATGTTCTGACCACTGAagtgactctggaagatcag CTGGCCAAAGGTCTGAAGCTGGGACTGGACACTTCAGTCGTGCCCAACACTGG GAAGAAGAGCGGGAAGCTGAAGACGGGTTATAAGCGTGATTACATGAATGTGGGCTGTGATATAGCCTTCGATCTGTCCGGACCGACGGTTCACGCCGCAGCCGTTCTGGGTTATGAAGGCTGGCTGGCCGGGTATCAGATGGCCTTCGACGTGGCCAAGTCCAAACTGGCCCAGAACAACTTCGCTTTGGGCTACAAGGCAGGAGACTTCCAGCTACACACCAATGT TAATGATGGCACAGAGTTCGGCGGCTCCATCTATCAGAAGGTGAACGGTCAGCTGGAGACGGCGGTGAATCTGGCCTGGACCGCAGGGAGTAACAACACACGCTTTGGCATCGCTGCTAAATACCTGCTAGATAAAGACTCCTCCATCTCT GCCAAAGTCAACAACGCTAGTCTGGTCGGAGTGGGATACACACAGAGCCTCCGTCCAG GTGTGAAACTCACTCTGTCCGCTCTGATCGATGCCAAGAACTTCAATGCTGGAGGACATAAGGTGGGCATGGGCTTCGAGCTGGAGGTGTGA
- the vdac3 gene encoding voltage-dependent anion-selective channel protein 3 isoform X2: protein MSEKGQKQKGSSASCHHCTPKTCANMAVPPAYADLGKSAKDIFSKGYGFGAVKLDLKTKSQSGVDFTAGGSSNTDTGKASGNLETKYKVKDLGLTLNQKWNTDNVLTTEVTLEDQLAKGLKLGLDTSVVPNTGKKSGKLKTGYKRDYMNVGCDIAFDLSGPTVHAAAVLGYEGWLAGYQMAFDVAKSKLAQNNFALGYKAGDFQLHTNVNDGTEFGGSIYQKVNGQLETAVNLAWTAGSNNTRFGIAAKYLLDKDSSISAKVNNASLVGVGYTQSLRPGVKLTLSALIDAKNFNAGGHKVGMGFELEV, encoded by the exons ATGTCTGAGAAAGGACAGAAGCAGAAAGGAAGCAGTGCGAGCTGCCATCACTGCACGCCAAAGACATGCG CAAACATGGCCGTCCCTCCTGCGTACGCTGACCTCGGCAAATCTGCCAAAGATATCTTCAGCAAAGGATACG GCTTCGGAGCTGTTAAGTTGGACCTGAAGACCAAGTCTCAGAGCGGAGTT GATTTCACCGCCGGCGGCTCCAGTAACACAGACACCGGAAAAGCGTCTGGAAACCTGGAGACCAAGTACAAGGTGAAGGATCTGGGCTTGACTTTGAACCAGAAGTGGAACACAGATAATGTTCTGACCACTGAagtgactctggaagatcag CTGGCCAAAGGTCTGAAGCTGGGACTGGACACTTCAGTCGTGCCCAACACTGG GAAGAAGAGCGGGAAGCTGAAGACGGGTTATAAGCGTGATTACATGAATGTGGGCTGTGATATAGCCTTCGATCTGTCCGGACCGACGGTTCACGCCGCAGCCGTTCTGGGTTATGAAGGCTGGCTGGCCGGGTATCAGATGGCCTTCGACGTGGCCAAGTCCAAACTGGCCCAGAACAACTTCGCTTTGGGCTACAAGGCAGGAGACTTCCAGCTACACACCAATGT TAATGATGGCACAGAGTTCGGCGGCTCCATCTATCAGAAGGTGAACGGTCAGCTGGAGACGGCGGTGAATCTGGCCTGGACCGCAGGGAGTAACAACACACGCTTTGGCATCGCTGCTAAATACCTGCTAGATAAAGACTCCTCCATCTCT GCCAAAGTCAACAACGCTAGTCTGGTCGGAGTGGGATACACACAGAGCCTCCGTCCAG GTGTGAAACTCACTCTGTCCGCTCTGATCGATGCCAAGAACTTCAATGCTGGAGGACATAAGGTGGGCATGGGCTTCGAGCTGGAGGTGTGA
- the vdac3 gene encoding voltage-dependent anion-selective channel protein 3 isoform X4, translated as MAVPPAYADLGKSAKDIFSKGYGFGAVKLDLKTKSQSGVDFTAGGSSNTDTGKASGNLETKYKVKDLGLTLNQKWNTDNVLTTEVTLEDQLAKGLKLGLDTSVVPNTGKKSGKLKTGYKRDYMNVGCDIAFDLSGPTVHAAAVLGYEGWLAGYQMAFDVAKSKLAQNNFALGYKAGDFQLHTNVNDGTEFGGSIYQKVNGQLETAVNLAWTAGSNNTRFGIAAKYLLDKDSSISAKVNNASLVGVGYTQSLRPGVKLTLSALIDAKNFNAGGHKVGMGFELEV; from the exons ATGGCCGTCCCTCCTGCGTACGCTGACCTCGGCAAATCTGCCAAAGATATCTTCAGCAAAGGATACG GCTTCGGAGCTGTTAAGTTGGACCTGAAGACCAAGTCTCAGAGCGGAGTT GATTTCACCGCCGGCGGCTCCAGTAACACAGACACCGGAAAAGCGTCTGGAAACCTGGAGACCAAGTACAAGGTGAAGGATCTGGGCTTGACTTTGAACCAGAAGTGGAACACAGATAATGTTCTGACCACTGAagtgactctggaagatcag CTGGCCAAAGGTCTGAAGCTGGGACTGGACACTTCAGTCGTGCCCAACACTGG GAAGAAGAGCGGGAAGCTGAAGACGGGTTATAAGCGTGATTACATGAATGTGGGCTGTGATATAGCCTTCGATCTGTCCGGACCGACGGTTCACGCCGCAGCCGTTCTGGGTTATGAAGGCTGGCTGGCCGGGTATCAGATGGCCTTCGACGTGGCCAAGTCCAAACTGGCCCAGAACAACTTCGCTTTGGGCTACAAGGCAGGAGACTTCCAGCTACACACCAATGT TAATGATGGCACAGAGTTCGGCGGCTCCATCTATCAGAAGGTGAACGGTCAGCTGGAGACGGCGGTGAATCTGGCCTGGACCGCAGGGAGTAACAACACACGCTTTGGCATCGCTGCTAAATACCTGCTAGATAAAGACTCCTCCATCTCT GCCAAAGTCAACAACGCTAGTCTGGTCGGAGTGGGATACACACAGAGCCTCCGTCCAG GTGTGAAACTCACTCTGTCCGCTCTGATCGATGCCAAGAACTTCAATGCTGGAGGACATAAGGTGGGCATGGGCTTCGAGCTGGAGGTGTGA
- the vdac3 gene encoding voltage-dependent anion-selective channel protein 3 isoform X3 — protein MAVPPAYADLGKSAKDIFSKGYGFGAVKLDLKTKSQSGVMDFTAGGSSNTDTGKASGNLETKYKVKDLGLTLNQKWNTDNVLTTEVTLEDQLAKGLKLGLDTSVVPNTGKKSGKLKTGYKRDYMNVGCDIAFDLSGPTVHAAAVLGYEGWLAGYQMAFDVAKSKLAQNNFALGYKAGDFQLHTNVNDGTEFGGSIYQKVNGQLETAVNLAWTAGSNNTRFGIAAKYLLDKDSSISAKVNNASLVGVGYTQSLRPGVKLTLSALIDAKNFNAGGHKVGMGFELEV, from the exons ATGGCCGTCCCTCCTGCGTACGCTGACCTCGGCAAATCTGCCAAAGATATCTTCAGCAAAGGATACG GCTTCGGAGCTGTTAAGTTGGACCTGAAGACCAAGTCTCAGAGCGGAGTT ATG GATTTCACCGCCGGCGGCTCCAGTAACACAGACACCGGAAAAGCGTCTGGAAACCTGGAGACCAAGTACAAGGTGAAGGATCTGGGCTTGACTTTGAACCAGAAGTGGAACACAGATAATGTTCTGACCACTGAagtgactctggaagatcag CTGGCCAAAGGTCTGAAGCTGGGACTGGACACTTCAGTCGTGCCCAACACTGG GAAGAAGAGCGGGAAGCTGAAGACGGGTTATAAGCGTGATTACATGAATGTGGGCTGTGATATAGCCTTCGATCTGTCCGGACCGACGGTTCACGCCGCAGCCGTTCTGGGTTATGAAGGCTGGCTGGCCGGGTATCAGATGGCCTTCGACGTGGCCAAGTCCAAACTGGCCCAGAACAACTTCGCTTTGGGCTACAAGGCAGGAGACTTCCAGCTACACACCAATGT TAATGATGGCACAGAGTTCGGCGGCTCCATCTATCAGAAGGTGAACGGTCAGCTGGAGACGGCGGTGAATCTGGCCTGGACCGCAGGGAGTAACAACACACGCTTTGGCATCGCTGCTAAATACCTGCTAGATAAAGACTCCTCCATCTCT GCCAAAGTCAACAACGCTAGTCTGGTCGGAGTGGGATACACACAGAGCCTCCGTCCAG GTGTGAAACTCACTCTGTCCGCTCTGATCGATGCCAAGAACTTCAATGCTGGAGGACATAAGGTGGGCATGGGCTTCGAGCTGGAGGTGTGA